In Leptospira levettii, the genomic window CACCCCCAGAAGCTACTTTGCGAAGAGGTCGCGGTTTTTCGCCTGGGTTGGCGCTGAAATAGAATTCGATTTGGTCAAGCCCTGATTCTGACAGAAAATAGGACTTAGATCCTTCCTCAACTTCACCTTCAGGATTTTCCTCCCAACGAAGGACAACTTGGAGTTTTCCTCCCTCGAGGCCCAAGTCCACCATTTCCTTTTGTACTTCTTCTTCAAATTGCGAAATGGCATTCCTTCTTAACTTTGAAAGTTGGAATCCTAATTCTTTGAGTTCCGCCAAACATTGGTCTTTTTTGATTCGTAAAAAATCTTCATCACCAGCCTGTTCTTTCCAACGTTCTAGTTCTGATTTTTTTTCTTCTAGGAGTTGGTTGATTTCTCCAATACTACCATTGTATTTTTTCTTTAATTTTTTAAGGTCTTGGAGCCTTGCTTGCACCATATCTAACCTTTCCGGACTGAAGAATAATTCTTCCTCTTCTTCCCGGATCACAGACTTCAAAGATTTAAGTCTGTCATACACTTCTTCCCATTCCTCTAACATATCTCTTTTTTCAGGGATGAGAATGGTTACTTTTTGGATCGCATGGATGAGGCTAGGGAATACTTTGAGGATGGAATTTTCCTTTTCCGAAAGTTCTTCTAACACCAAACGGTAGTTTTCTGCTAATTTTTCTCCATTCGCGAGTAAACTTTCTTCGGAACTTAAACTTTCTTCTTCTCCGTCTTTCGGAGCAATTGCCTCTATTTCTTCTACCTCATATTCTAAGATCTCTTTTCGTTTTAACATGGTTTTCCGAGTTTCTTCAAAATCAGAAAGTTTTTGTTTCCAGTGACGGTATTGTTGTAAGGCAGATTTGAATTTAAATTTTAGCGACTCCAAATTTCCAAATCGATCTAGAAATTCCAATTGGTTGGATTTTTCTAATAGAAAGAGTTGTTCGTTTTGGCAATGGATCTCAGCCATTGTTTTGCCTAGTTCCCGTAAATGAGTGGTGGAAGCAAGACTCTCACCGATTTTCACTCTTGCCTTTCCATCTTTCATGAGTTCCTTTGTGATGACAATTTCATCACCACTATAACGAAAACCTTGTTCCATCAAATAATCTTTTGTTTGGTTTTGGCCAGTGAGGGATAAGACGGCCTGTAAGGAATAACGATCTTTCCCCTGCCGAATATTGGCAGTAGAACACCTTCCACCAAAAAGCGAAGCCAATGCATCGAAAATTAAAGATTTTCCAGCACCAGATTCTCCAGTGAAGACGGACAAACCATCCGAGAGGGAAAGTTCAAGAGATTCAAAAAGGGCAAAATCCTTAATTTTCAAATGTGTGATCATGTAGACTCCTGTTTGCTATACATATAGTTACTACTTAACATATAAGTAGTCAACGAAATTTTTTGAAAAACTTAAAAATTCTCAATTTCTCTTCCCTTCCTTTTTGAAACTCTGGTGGAAAAGGCAGCTTATGAAAGATCTTGAAGGCAAAATCCACCTCGTTTCAAGTTTACCCCTATTCCGTAGTCTTTCCAAAAAAGAAAAAACTTGGGTGGCAGAGTCAGTTCACATTGTGGAAAGAGAACGAGAGGAAATTCTTTTCACAGCGGGTGATAGTGATCGCAGTTTATTTTTAATTCTTTCGGGCGGGATTAAATTGTTTCTCCCCAAAAAAGGGGAAGGCAAACGGGAAGAAGAAGTTCAATACTTAAAAAAAGGGGAATATTTTGGAATCCAAGCTTTATTGACGGGTGAAAAACACAACCATACTGCCGTTACAGTAACTGAATCAAGATTTTTAGTTTTATCCCAATCAGAATTCCAAAAATTAATCCAAAAAATTCCATACCTTTCCATCACCTTTTCCAAAATGCTGACTAAATCCTTACGTGGAGAACTGTTAGGCGGAAAAGAATACTTTCGCAATTCTGTTGTATGTTTGGTTCATTCCGATCCGATTACCAAAGACCGATTTGCCGATGAACTTGTAAAAATGATCGAATTGGAATCTGGTAAAAAAGCCATTATCCTCCATTTTTCCCAAAACGGAGGAAACAATTCTCCTTATTCTAAATCGTATAAATTTAAAGATGAGGACCGTATCAAGGAAACTTTAGGCAAACATTATGCAAGCCATTCCTTTATTTTTTTAGAAGTATTCCCTGATACAGATCATGAATTAAAACAACTGTTTCTAGATGAAGCAGATCATATCGAAAATCTAATCTCTAAAGAATTCTCATCTAATTTATGTGATTCGATCACAAAAGATGCCAAAGAAAGCCAAATCCTCTACCATGAAACCAATATCAGGGATATTTTAGACCACGGCAAATGGGATATTTTCATTCGTAGGAAAGCAAGAGAACTTTCAGGGGTAGAGGTGGGTGTAGCACTTGGTGGAGGGGCTGCCCTTGGTCTTGCGCAAGTGGGGATCATGAAGGTGATGGAAGAAGAAGGTATCGTCCCCGACATGATCGCTGGAACTAGTATCGGTGCCATCATCGGGGCGTTTTGGGCGAGTGGCCTTGGTTACAAAGGGATCCTTCCTTTACTCGGTGAAATTGATAGTCTTTTTAAAATGTTCAAACTGGTCGATTTATCCTTTCCGGGACAAGGTTTACTTCACGGAAAACATGTAAGAACACTCCTCGAAAAATACTTAGGTGATTTGTACTTTGAGGATTTACCAATCAAACTAAGGCTCATTAGTTGTGATATCTCAACAAGGCAAGAAATTGTTTTATCGGAAGGTAAGGTCCTCGATGCAGTGATGGCAAGTATTTCCATCCCAGGAGTCTTTGTCCCCCAACCACAAGAAAATGGAAAAACCTATGTAGATGGGGGGATTGTAAACCCTCTCCCTGTATCTGCACTCACCCAAGAAGGGATCCAAAAAATCATCGCCATTAACTCCATGCCGAGTTCCAAAGATGAAATGAAAACAAACAAACTCCTCAATCTAAATGTACTCGATATCATTGTGAACAGTTTGTATTCGTTGCAGTACCGAATTGGTAAATATAGCGCACAAGAAGCAGATGTCTATTTAAATCCAATCCTCCCCAATTC contains:
- the recN gene encoding DNA repair protein RecN; translation: MITHLKIKDFALFESLELSLSDGLSVFTGESGAGKSLIFDALASLFGGRCSTANIRQGKDRYSLQAVLSLTGQNQTKDYLMEQGFRYSGDEIVITKELMKDGKARVKIGESLASTTHLRELGKTMAEIHCQNEQLFLLEKSNQLEFLDRFGNLESLKFKFKSALQQYRHWKQKLSDFEETRKTMLKRKEILEYEVEEIEAIAPKDGEEESLSSEESLLANGEKLAENYRLVLEELSEKENSILKVFPSLIHAIQKVTILIPEKRDMLEEWEEVYDRLKSLKSVIREEEEELFFSPERLDMVQARLQDLKKLKKKYNGSIGEINQLLEEKKSELERWKEQAGDEDFLRIKKDQCLAELKELGFQLSKLRRNAISQFEEEVQKEMVDLGLEGGKLQVVLRWEENPEGEVEEGSKSYFLSESGLDQIEFYFSANPGEKPRPLRKVASGGELSRVMLALRSVLGKQAPSPQMLVLDEVDTGLGGEAAEAMATKLKKLARNSQILLITHTQQVAAAGDHQIKIEKRQEGGRTVSEASILDFEERKRELARMIGGKQVTSAVLKAATDLLMKKAG
- a CDS encoding patatin-like phospholipase family protein; the encoded protein is MKDLEGKIHLVSSLPLFRSLSKKEKTWVAESVHIVEREREEILFTAGDSDRSLFLILSGGIKLFLPKKGEGKREEEVQYLKKGEYFGIQALLTGEKHNHTAVTVTESRFLVLSQSEFQKLIQKIPYLSITFSKMLTKSLRGELLGGKEYFRNSVVCLVHSDPITKDRFADELVKMIELESGKKAIILHFSQNGGNNSPYSKSYKFKDEDRIKETLGKHYASHSFIFLEVFPDTDHELKQLFLDEADHIENLISKEFSSNLCDSITKDAKESQILYHETNIRDILDHGKWDIFIRRKARELSGVEVGVALGGGAALGLAQVGIMKVMEEEGIVPDMIAGTSIGAIIGAFWASGLGYKGILPLLGEIDSLFKMFKLVDLSFPGQGLLHGKHVRTLLEKYLGDLYFEDLPIKLRLISCDISTRQEIVLSEGKVLDAVMASISIPGVFVPQPQENGKTYVDGGIVNPLPVSALTQEGIQKIIAINSMPSSKDEMKTNKLLNLNVLDIIVNSLYSLQYRIGKYSAQEADVYLNPILPNSNWFEFWRSKEFIELGETVAKSSLDEIKQLFSEKN